In Tessaracoccus flavus, the following are encoded in one genomic region:
- a CDS encoding LacI family DNA-binding transcriptional regulator yields the protein MTPAANSARPTIYDVAREAGVSKSLVSLVLNDSPLVAPAKHAAVMAAIDKLGYRKSRAAANLASRRTKTVGLIIDDFQNPSFVDVLRGLRSALGPHGFHVAIREQQADDSSAVEGFLDSQVDALVIAAEPGRDLPDLGVPTVLEGTRLHDVDGADHVSSDQALGVRLLMQHLRSLGHIRIGHVTGLGGAAAERREAYAKFMASIGEAPRIAGEGNPTNEDGGYDGAVELLRSHPDVSAVFAANDAMALGVRAALREVGREVPADAALIGYDNSQFARSRFLDLTTVDNRGVDVGLACGEAILRRLSDPAAPPTSVTIPSRLVVRSSSASAPP from the coding sequence GTGACACCTGCAGCGAATTCAGCACGGCCGACGATCTACGACGTGGCGAGGGAGGCGGGGGTCTCCAAGTCGCTGGTCTCGCTGGTCCTCAACGACTCCCCCCTCGTGGCACCCGCCAAACATGCCGCAGTCATGGCGGCGATCGACAAGCTCGGGTACAGAAAGAGCCGGGCCGCCGCGAACCTCGCCAGTCGGCGGACCAAGACCGTCGGACTGATCATCGACGACTTCCAGAACCCCTCGTTCGTCGATGTCCTGCGCGGTCTGCGCAGCGCCCTCGGCCCCCACGGTTTCCATGTCGCCATCCGCGAGCAGCAGGCCGACGATTCCAGCGCCGTCGAGGGATTCCTCGACAGTCAGGTCGACGCGCTGGTCATCGCAGCGGAACCGGGCCGGGACCTCCCCGACCTTGGCGTGCCGACGGTCCTGGAAGGGACGCGTCTGCACGACGTCGACGGGGCGGACCACGTGTCGAGCGACCAGGCTCTGGGCGTGCGGTTGCTGATGCAGCACCTCCGCTCGCTGGGGCACATCCGCATCGGACACGTCACAGGCCTGGGCGGTGCGGCGGCCGAGCGGCGCGAGGCCTACGCGAAGTTCATGGCGTCGATCGGAGAGGCGCCGCGCATCGCGGGAGAGGGGAACCCGACCAACGAGGACGGCGGCTACGACGGCGCCGTCGAGCTGCTGCGCAGCCACCCGGACGTGAGCGCGGTCTTCGCGGCCAACGACGCCATGGCGCTGGGCGTGCGGGCGGCGCTGCGGGAGGTGGGTCGCGAGGTCCCCGCCGATGCCGCGTTGATCGGCTACGACAACTCGCAATTCGCCCGCAGCCGCTTCCTCGACCTCACGACGGTCGACAACCGCGGCGTCGACGTCGGCCTGGCCTGCGGCGAGGCGATCCTCCGCCGCCTGTCGGACCCCGCCGCCCCGCCGACGTCGGTGACCATCCCCAGCCGCCTCGTCGTCCGCTCCTCCTCCGCCTCTGCGCCGCCCTGA